The following are from one region of the Vibrio hyugaensis genome:
- a CDS encoding cytochrome-c peroxidase — protein sequence MKTLIAVSVLSVLSFGAYAERQSAEPIKVIEPISGLDAKKVELGKTLWFEPRLSASNTISCNSCHNIAKGGVDNLPSSIGHKWAIGPINSPTVFNSDLNFVQFWNGRAKDLQEQAAGPIENPLEMAFSHQLAIDTLKSIPQYREWFKEAYGTETIDIDNVTDAIATFEQTLRTPNAPFDLWLKGDDNALTTAQVEGYNLFKAKGCTACHSGPLAGGQMYQKMGLVKPFATDNPDVGRKAITGNDFDKFVFKVPTLRNVELTYPYFHDGSVWELEEAVSMMADLQLGQKLTKEESGKITEFLRSLTGDQPEVTLPHLPPSTNETARPNI from the coding sequence ATGAAAACTCTTATAGCAGTGAGCGTCTTGTCAGTCCTATCTTTCGGTGCCTACGCAGAGCGCCAATCTGCAGAGCCAATCAAGGTCATTGAGCCTATTTCTGGCCTTGATGCTAAGAAAGTAGAACTGGGTAAAACGTTGTGGTTTGAACCTCGTTTATCCGCCTCCAACACCATTTCTTGTAACTCTTGCCATAACATCGCAAAAGGTGGCGTCGATAACCTACCAAGCTCCATTGGTCATAAATGGGCCATTGGTCCTATCAACTCACCGACGGTGTTTAACTCGGATTTGAACTTTGTTCAGTTCTGGAACGGGCGCGCAAAAGATTTGCAAGAACAAGCGGCTGGCCCTATAGAAAACCCACTCGAAATGGCCTTTAGCCACCAGCTTGCGATCGACACGCTCAAGTCGATTCCACAATATCGCGAGTGGTTTAAAGAAGCGTATGGGACTGAGACCATAGATATTGATAACGTCACCGATGCGATTGCAACGTTCGAACAAACCTTGCGTACACCAAACGCACCATTCGATCTTTGGTTAAAAGGCGACGATAACGCACTCACTACCGCACAGGTCGAGGGTTACAACTTATTCAAAGCGAAAGGTTGTACAGCATGTCACAGCGGCCCTCTCGCTGGTGGTCAAATGTACCAAAAAATGGGCTTAGTGAAGCCGTTCGCAACGGATAACCCAGATGTGGGACGTAAAGCGATCACGGGTAATGATTTCGATAAGTTTGTCTTCAAAGTACCGACGCTAAGAAATGTTGAACTGACCTACCCTTACTTCCATGATGGCTCAGTTTGGGAGTTAGAAGAAGCGGTGTCGATGATGGCTGATTTACAACTTGGCCAAAAGCTGACGAAGGAAGAGTCTGGAAAAATCACTGAGTTCTTGCGTTCCTTAACGGGTGATCAACCGGAAGTGACGTTGCCTCACTTGCCGCCATCCACTAACGAGACTGCTCGCCCGAATATCTAA
- a CDS encoding S8 family peptidase, with protein MSKKLLTCCITSAICFHSASVYSQSTDLPGASDLQQAPAALMLAPDDVAIADRYIVVFKQPQMMPSDSPYFQQSTQQSVDSMSGLYSIQVESVFDRSISGFVVTLNTNQLDELRADPRVDYIEQDKMLTLEPIVSVEANQSNAIWGLDRIDQRSLPLDSNYNANFDGTGVTAYVIDTGVNNSHVEFGGRSVSGYDFVDNDSDSSDCNGHGTHVAGTIGGSQYGVAKNVNIVGVRVLSCSGSGSTSGVIAGVDWVAANASGPSVANMSLGGGQSVALDSAVQSVVQSGVSFMLAAGNSNADACNYSPARVASGVTVGSTTSSDSRSSFSNWGSCVDVFAPGSQIKSAWYDGGYKTISGTSMATPHVAGVAALYLQENNALSPSQLEALIAERASNGKVSDTRGSVNKLLYSLADSDCGQDCGGPNPTPDPEGKLTSGLPVNGLSGATGAMDYFYADLEAGQRLTVQTIGGNGDADLYVRFGSKPTRNNWDCRPYKYGNNETCTVTAPQSGRYYIMIYAYSSYSGMTIQANY; from the coding sequence ATGTCAAAGAAACTACTTACTTGTTGTATAACCTCGGCAATCTGTTTTCATTCTGCTTCCGTTTACTCTCAATCAACGGATCTGCCAGGTGCTTCTGATTTACAACAAGCCCCTGCAGCGTTGATGCTCGCTCCGGACGATGTCGCCATCGCTGATCGTTATATCGTGGTCTTTAAACAGCCGCAAATGATGCCGAGCGACTCTCCATATTTTCAACAGTCCACGCAACAATCGGTGGACAGTATGTCCGGCTTATACTCAATACAGGTAGAGTCCGTATTTGATCGCTCAATTAGCGGCTTTGTTGTCACGTTGAATACAAATCAGCTGGACGAACTGCGTGCTGATCCGAGAGTAGACTACATCGAACAAGATAAAATGCTAACGCTTGAACCGATAGTCTCGGTAGAAGCGAACCAAAGCAATGCGATTTGGGGCCTTGATCGAATTGATCAGCGCAGCCTACCGCTTGATAGCAATTACAACGCCAACTTTGATGGTACAGGGGTAACGGCTTATGTCATCGATACAGGTGTGAACAATTCACACGTCGAGTTTGGTGGGCGTTCTGTTTCTGGCTACGACTTTGTCGATAATGATTCAGACTCAAGTGACTGTAACGGACACGGTACGCACGTTGCTGGCACCATTGGCGGCAGCCAGTATGGTGTGGCAAAGAACGTGAATATTGTTGGTGTAAGAGTACTTAGTTGTTCTGGCTCAGGTTCGACATCCGGTGTCATTGCCGGGGTGGACTGGGTGGCTGCTAACGCTTCAGGGCCTTCTGTTGCCAACATGAGTTTGGGAGGCGGCCAATCTGTCGCTCTCGATAGCGCGGTGCAAAGTGTAGTTCAGTCTGGCGTGAGCTTTATGCTGGCTGCTGGCAATTCTAATGCGGACGCTTGTAACTATTCACCTGCTCGTGTTGCTTCTGGCGTTACTGTTGGTTCCACTACGAGCTCAGATTCTCGCTCGAGCTTTTCAAACTGGGGTAGCTGTGTCGATGTATTTGCACCGGGCTCGCAAATCAAATCTGCTTGGTATGATGGTGGCTACAAAACCATCAGTGGCACCTCAATGGCAACGCCACATGTAGCCGGTGTTGCAGCGCTATATCTTCAAGAAAACAATGCATTATCACCAAGCCAGCTAGAGGCACTGATTGCTGAACGAGCATCCAATGGAAAAGTCTCAGACACTCGCGGAAGCGTAAACAAGCTGCTCTATAGCTTGGCGGATTCTGACTGTGGTCAAGATTGTGGTGGTCCAAATCCAACACCGGATCCTGAGGGCAAGCTAACCTCTGGTTTACCAGTGAATGGCTTGAGTGGCGCAACAGGTGCGATGGACTATTTCTATGCTGACCTAGAGGCAGGCCAACGTCTAACTGTTCAAACCATCGGTGGAAATGGGGATGCTGACCTCTACGTACGCTTTGGCTCGAAACCAACACGCAATAACTGGGATTGCAGACCATACAAATACGGCAACAATGAAACATGCACAGTGACCGCACCGCAGAGCGGGCGGTACTACATCATGATTTACGCATATTCTAGCTACAGCGGTATGACAATTCAGGCGAACTACTAA
- a CDS encoding LysR family transcriptional regulator — protein sequence MKAKDISNLYLFCQSVECGGFAAASLKTHVSAPTLSRAVASLEDKLGEKLVHRNAKQFQLTTAGDEYYQRFAALFMQLNDEWTQLSNSQPVLTGEIRVSCPEPFADNFLQKMAIEFMQLHPEVSVTIQFSAGTERFFDEQIDLAIVTTPPHANHLIQRQLFESPLMLAASPSYIEKHGLPKRAEELMNHQLLSGNNLPYWELKEDGKAIRIPYQPRYSISSLRLNIDATIAGAGICMMPRAAFEKHAQSKELVEVLSDVEYPTGKAFLVWADRKLIATRVVAFRDMIFERFGQSAEFLASIHSERDS from the coding sequence ATGAAAGCAAAAGACATCTCCAATCTCTATCTGTTTTGCCAATCTGTCGAGTGCGGAGGCTTTGCAGCAGCGAGCCTTAAAACACACGTTTCAGCCCCAACGTTATCAAGGGCGGTGGCAAGTCTTGAGGATAAACTGGGTGAAAAACTGGTACACCGGAATGCAAAACAGTTCCAGCTCACGACAGCTGGCGACGAATATTACCAGCGCTTCGCTGCCCTATTTATGCAGCTGAATGATGAATGGACGCAGCTCTCGAATAGTCAGCCAGTATTAACGGGTGAAATCCGAGTCTCTTGCCCTGAGCCATTTGCTGATAATTTCCTGCAAAAGATGGCGATTGAGTTTATGCAGCTTCACCCAGAGGTCTCCGTAACCATTCAATTTAGCGCAGGCACAGAACGTTTCTTTGATGAGCAGATTGACCTTGCGATTGTGACGACCCCACCTCACGCCAATCATTTAATACAGCGTCAGTTGTTTGAATCACCATTAATGCTAGCGGCATCACCTAGCTATATTGAAAAACATGGTCTGCCAAAACGAGCTGAAGAGTTGATGAACCATCAGCTACTCTCAGGTAATAACTTGCCATATTGGGAACTAAAAGAAGATGGTAAGGCGATCCGCATTCCCTATCAGCCTCGTTACTCAATCAGCAGTCTGCGTTTAAATATTGATGCGACAATAGCAGGAGCTGGGATCTGTATGATGCCAAGAGCAGCCTTTGAAAAGCACGCACAAAGCAAAGAGTTAGTAGAGGTATTGTCAGACGTTGAATACCCAACCGGTAAAGCATTCTTGGTGTGGGCAGACAGAAAACTGATAGCGACCAGAGTGGTTGCCTTTAGAGATATGATTTTTGAACGGTTTGGGCAATCGGCGGAGTTTCTGGCTTCGATTCACTCAGAGCGAGATTCGTAG